TCTTTTgtaagaaaacaaagaaacagaACCAAAACGGCTGGAAAGTTCAAAATGTCCCTGACGTTTGGACATTTGACGTCCTATGTCCTTAGCTTGCTTAAGCGATTAAAATTTCTAAAATAAACGTCACATGCCAAGAGATTATGTCCCTCGGACAAGGAGAAAAGTTCCCTTAACCTTCACAGTTTGTGTGATTGGAGCAGAGCCAGGAAGACACAGTAAGGAGCTGCTTCTGCTCACACAGGGTCTCACAGCGTCTTCAGTCTGCTCCTCTTACACTGAGGCCAATGTCTAGGGCTCATTTAATCACTGAATCACTGGTGCTTTTGATGACGGTGTGAGTTTTGATTAGGCTTGACCTGTGTGGAACTCAATTGGTCTTCAACTAATGAAAGTCAGCCAGATTTACAGTTTGGTTCGGGCCCGGTCCACCCGGATCAAAGTCTACTGGATTCTGGTCTCTGGCGCTGGTTGTCTGTGGCTTGCTTCTGGTTTCTAACCAGTTTAATTCTGCATGGAGCCCTATCTGGAAATGAGAGTCAGGGGGAGTGAGTAGATGGACTGCTATGCGCTGAGCTGGGTGACAAACTGGGGCTGCAGCTTCCTGGTGGGGCTCCTCCTCCACCTCTCGCCCCACCACCGCCCTCCAGACCCTCTGAGTTTTCCAGCATCTCCTGAATAAGAGGTGGCATGGCTCCAGGAATCTCCATTTTCAGCGTTATGACTCGTTCCGCTCCTGAAAGATAGAAAGAATTCCGCTGTCTGAGCACACTGGTGCAATATTTTAACTTTATACAACTTCAAGAGTGACATTAAATCTCACCTTTAGCGCTGATGCTCCTCAGGTCTGTGATCTTCATCAGCATCTTGGGGAACATGTGTGGTTTATGAGGCCTCCTCTTTCTCACGTAGATCTTCAGTGCCTCCAGCAGCGGCTCCTGCAGCACATCCACTTTATCTGACTGTTCCAGATCCTGCCGATCTGAGCACAAGTGCACAAAGTTTCGACGATAAACAACTGATCAAAAGTCAGAAAACAATTACGTTCTACACAAATCATTTGGAGAAAAGgggaatgcaaaataataataataataattcttgttcAAAATTTAAAAGGTGAATTTTCGCAACACCACAtctaacacatttttgtttgaaaacgcatcaaTTTAGCTATGTTTACGCCCAATCATACACAATGGATCAGCGCTAACCTCCACCGAAAAGCGAGACTTGCGAAAATGCTCTCTAGTATTGCATACTTTAGAAAATTATGGAAAgttgagttttcaaacaaaaatgtattagtgtggatgtggccccGGTCTAATAGTAACTGGATATGAGGACAGTGTTGCATAAAAAACGACTTATTAATAAACATGTGCACAAGAGTTGTTTGTCCTCCATATGCTTTTAAACAGCTACTaaggaaaaaaaaagtgagcTACAATGTACAAGTTCATGTATGTACAACTAAATTGAATTATTAAAGATGCCCATAAAGAGATTGTACATTTGTGATTTAATGTTTGGCTTATCATTATTAACTTATTGAAATCTCACAATCTGTCACATTCAGGATgactgttaaaggtgcagtaccTCCACACAGTAGACAGATGGCACTGAGAAGCCCAGTCTCTGCATCATCCATCTCCAGAGGCAGGAGCTGGTTGGCGAAAGCGAATACAAGATCTGTAAGTGGACCGAAGCCAGCGTTGTGCATCTGGGTGCGGTTCAGTGTCAGACCATCTGAAAATGTCATGGTGTCCTGATCAGGTGTGTAGCGTGTACATATTCGCAGAATCTGTAGAAGAGAATAAAAGACAAAGATAAGATGAAGCAGAACTTTAACAAATTACTATTAAGCTTACACATTGCCACATATgcacctagtctcatagaatgaacgttactataactacattttgcaaactgagttttacatgctgCTTTCTACGTTttcctgcagtttcctggtgaaattaacactagaggtgctacatcaacagtgcgttttattcactttcacacaaatcatgactacaatggctgattatgactataAACATGTATTACTCACATCCTGCTATGTTAttaaatcaaaacacttttactctaacgcatatattttaatgcttattacagacccacctacatttatacacttattccaacgtgATTGGCTTCTGCTGTAGCTCATCTGATAGTGTCTGACTTTTGTTGGAGACCGAGCCTCGAGCCCAGCTAAGGATGCTCGAAACGTAAGTGAAAATGaagcgaaagtgccatagaagggACATGAAATGTcagtaaatgtacttttaaactagctttttaattgcttttaaaacacaatctgttaggtgttgatttagggtaagaatgtctgttttgtttacctctttttctttttttttaacactactggttaggtttgggttcaagttttaggttagggaggtatgttttactcattaaaaaaaaatctattattcaccttaaccttgtctgattacatcATTGCACTCGTTTTTGGCACCCCCCCCGATGGAAAtgtcactgggaaactgcagccaaacgtgtaatggaGCACgttattttggtttgcaaaaatgttgccatagtcacattaatttcatgagatcaggctgcacaaATGTGTCTGTAGAtcgattcattcactttcatattaTGTGTGTGAGACTTAGACACAAGTGAGGATATGCTTTAGAAAGCGGCGCTTACCAGGATGTCGAGGCAAGCTGCCTTTAACAAGGTGATCTGATCTGCAATAGTGAGTGTGGTGAAGCCAGGCAGCTGCTTGGCGAACTCCACCGTTTTAATGATGCATTTGGTGGAGAGTTCACTGAACTTGTCCCACAGGTCAACGTCCAGGGAGACCCTCTGCTCAGCGCTGTTGTTCTGCGAGATAACAGGAGAGAGGGTGTTTGCTCAACTGTGGTCTAAAAGCTAAGAGCACCGTCATTTCCCACAGTTCAATCCGGTTCAGGATACAGCAGCTAAGAACTGCTCCAACTTACCGTGGTGTATTTGCCCAGCTGGCAGAGGGAGGGGAAGGTTTCCTGGTGAGCCTTCCTCACCCGTTCGATCATCTGCTCTGTATCAGGACTCAAGACGTAACTCTCTGTACACTCCTGCTTCTTGTCATCCTTCTTCCTCTTATTCCGGTCATTTCGAACGGCTGCAGATATTAAAACAGCCATCAGTTTACTGCCATTTTACATTCATCATAGAAATGGACCATTGTGAACTGTGTGACAGCATAGTGTCCACTACATGAAAACATTTACCACAAGATGGCAGTAAAATCCTCTTTATCTGCTGCTCATTACACTGAGCAGATGGGGGTGTAAAGAGCTCCTGTCATTCACTGTTAAACCGCTTTCATATCTGTATGTTCTTGTTGCGATTCAATCATTTTGGCAGCTAATttgaaacaacaacaaatgaaagAGGAGGAGATACGCATGTAACCAAGAGGACATATGGATCTACATAAAAGCCCTATATATGGGAAAATGGATATAGAAATACAGGACAATGAGGAGAATTTCTCAGGTGGTATATTCCTTGTAGTTTttccagagagaaagagaaagatgaaTATGAACTGAGAGCTTTGATGTGACAGTTCAAATAGAGCTTAACGTTTTGGTGTTTCCATTGCTTAACAAGCAGAAAAACAGGAACAATTCCTAGGAAAAAAAATGAGTGATATAATTCTCTGAGGTCTTCCCGTTTCTAAATGTGAGATTGGGAACAGTTAAGAGTAAGTCCTCCTCAGAGGAACACCATTTATAAAACCAGTGTACCGTTCGCCTATTAAAGATGTGCAAAACTAATTCATCATAGTCCTCACAAAAAAAGAAGACCTAGAGATTACACATAATAACAAGATCATTGCTCACAGAGGACGATTTTAAGCTAATTTCTTGAAATTTATTGCAAACGGTGGCAAATTAGTTACAAAAGCAGTGCTTTTGTACACAATGTAAGAAGTCTTTAAATGTATTCCCTATAAGAATCGTTGTTAAAAATACAagttaaattttgtttttttatctagaTAAACTTGGTTTTTCAACAGCTAAATCAACCAAAGATGttaaaaaatgttgttaaaaatcaTCAACCACACCGCCATTTCACATGCATTCATAAAACATTACCATTTTTATACACACTGCGTTTCATCACGCACACACCGATGTGCCGATGGTGTGCGCAGCGTAGAGATGAGAAATGAATGTTGGTGGCTGTTAATAACTGTGACAAACGACCTCTGCTTTCTCTAAAATCCAACTTAATCTAATCACGTCACATGACAGATATCACCCTGCTTTAAATGGGCTCTCCCTCTGCGCCTGCattcctcccctctctctcttttgctccacGTTTTCCCGGAAGCTCACATTCTCTGTATTTTCGCAGTCTCAATCATACCTTTATCTTTTGTTTTCCTGCTTTTCTTGGTCAGGATTCCTTTCTTTGTCTAAAGATAACTAGATGGCTCTTCTttttactacacacacacacacacacacacacacacacacacacacacacagatagcgGGAGAGGGGTGGTAAAGAATGCTTCTCCCTCGCTTCTCCCCACAGCCACATATTCATTTCTCCAGAGGGAACTGGGTGCCAGCGTGGGCTTGGAAAACACAATCTAATGGAGCCATTAAAGAACTATTAGTGCAGGGAGGTAATCTTTCACGACACAACATGTGCAAAAAGACAAAACCTGCTTACAAACAACTTTATGGTGACAAGAGTGCGCTATCATAGCTGTGGGGGGAGAAGAAAATATGCAAAACAACAAATCTGGGGCAGAGATTTCATTCTGTTATGAGAAAAacagcaaactatagtttggtaTGCATCACTGAAAGAGATACTGTTACATTAGCACTTTCCTGCTAAAAGCTGATATCAGAATACAAGAACCTGGGAACTATATTTTTGAAAGTAAAAACTAAAGCaactaaatctaatttaaaagtaTTGCTGTGATGTAGATAGAACAGAGTACCAATAGCAATGTGACTTTGTATggctaataaaatattaaaaaccaCAAAATGCTTTTCAAATAGGGAAACCATGGTGTGTTTTCATACATTCTTAAACATCACTCACTTAATATTAATATagctttaattaatatttatcatGCCTCGTCCTCATAGTATATTAAAGGCCCTGGAAAGTGTTGTATAATAAACACAGTATAATATAGGCCCCTAGATAGTattggtttttttgttttttccccttttctccccaatttggaataaccaattcccaatgtgatctaagtcctcatggttgcatagtgactcgcctcaatccaggtggcggaggatgaatctcagttgcctccgcgtctgaggcagtcaatctgcgcatcttatcacgtggcttgttgagtgcgttaccgtggagacagtgcgtgtggaggcttcatgctattctccgtggcatccacgcacaactcaccatgcgcaccaccgtgagcgaaccacattatagcaaccacaaggaggttacccatgtgactctaccctccctagcaactgggccaatttggttgcttaggagacctggctggagtcactcagcacgccctggattcgaacacacgactccaggtgtggtagtcagtgtctttactcactgagctacccaggcccccctagatAGTATTGTTTACTAAacagtgtagtatagtatagcataatatattatagtataaCATTGTATAGTATATGCCCTAAATAGTACTGCATAATAAACACAGTATAATTTAGTATAGGTGAGTAATGCATATTATGTATAGCATAGTAAATTATAGGCTCTAGATCAGGGGTCAGCAACTTGCATTGCTACGCGTATGGGTAATCACTGGCAAGTGGTATTATATAATAAACACAGTATAGTCTATTTTAGTATAGTATTGCATATTATAGTATACCATAGTATATTATAGGCCCTAgatagtatagtataataaacACAGTATAGTTCAGTATAGTAAATCATAGTGTAGTATAGGCCCTTGATAGTAATGTATAATAAAAAGTACCTAGAGTACGGTTTTGTATAGTACAGCATATCAGTGTATAGGGCCTATACTAaaatgagacaaaacattatgaccacctgcctaatatgctgttggtcctccatatgccaccaaaacagcgctgacccacCAAGGAATGGACTCTACAAGagccctgaaggtgtcctgtggtatctggggccaagacattagcagcagatcactgaagtcctgtaagttgcgaggtggagccgccatggatcggacttgttggtccagcacatcccacagatgctcaattggattgagatctgggcaatttggaggtcagggcaacaccttgaactcttcatcatgttcctcaaaccattcccaaacaatgtgtgcagtgtggcaggacacattatcctgctgaaagaggacactgccatcagggaataccattgccatgaaggggtgtacctggtttgcaacgctgtttaggtaggtggcattggttaaactgacatccacatgaatggccaaacccaaggtttcccaacagaacattgcccagcacatcacactccctccaccagcttgtcgttttcccacagtgcatcctggtgccatcacttccccaggtaaacggcacacacgtacatggccgtccaagtgatgtaaaagaaaaagggACTCATCGggccaggcgaccttcttccactgctccacggtccagttcAATCGCTCGCGTGCCtactgtaggtgctttcgacggtggacagtggtcatgataggcactctgaccggtctgcagctatgcagccccatatgcagcagggtgcaatgcactatgtgttgtgacacattcctcacgtaaccatcattaaaattatcTGTGACTTGTGTAGACCACAGTAGACCTtgtgtcagttcagaccagataGGATAGCCTTGATTGCCCTCTCGCATctatgagccttgggcgcccagcatcctgttgccggtttgtggttcgtccctcctcagaccactgttggtATGTACTCAACACTGCTGAACGGGagaaccccacaagccttgccgtttcagagatgctctgacccagtagtctagccataacaatttggccctcgtCAAAGTAAAtctggtctttactcctgcccatttctcctgcattcaacacatggactacgagaactgattgttcgcttaccgtATAATCTACCCAGACCGTGACATGTGGCCATGTTAGGAGATTGATCAATGTTATTCGTTTCACCtgtaagtggtcataatgttttggctcatcggtgtatacgTAGTATTGTATAATAAAAAGTACCTATAGTATGGTTTAGTATAGTACAGCATATTATGGTATAGGCCCTAAACAGTACTGTATAATAAACACAGTATAGTATAGGCCCTAGATAGTATTGTTTAATAAACACTACTGTATAGTTTAGTTATAGGCTAGTATAGTAAAGCATATTATAGCATAGTGTAGTGTAGATAGTATACCCTAGATTGTATTGTATAATAAAAAGTACCTATAGTATGGTTTAGTATAGTACAGCATATTATAGTATAGGTCCTAGATAGTATTGTATAATAAACACAGTATAGTATAGGCCCTAGATAGTATTGTTTAATAAACACCACTGTATTgtttagtatagtatagcatagtataCTTTAGGCCCTAGATAGTATTGTATAATAAACACAGTATAGTTTAGTAGAGTAAAg
This portion of the Myxocyprinus asiaticus isolate MX2 ecotype Aquarium Trade chromosome 14, UBuf_Myxa_2, whole genome shotgun sequence genome encodes:
- the LOC127452287 gene encoding retinoic acid receptor alpha isoform X1, whose translation is MSGNGNPCPSPGGLGSPLGGFPMHHYPYFFPHMLGGLSPPALSGLPVSGYSTPSPARFTRLRHHGSKVVELDITLHRKAVETQSTSSEEIVPSPPSPPPPPRVYKPCFVCQDKSSGYHYGVSACEGCKGFFRRSIQKNMVYTCHREKSCIINKVTRNRCQYCRLQKCLEVGMSKELIAGKERRHIQLTPHQHQRNAVRNDRNKRKKDDKKQECTESYVLSPDTEQMIERVRKAHQETFPSLCQLGKYTTNNSAEQRVSLDVDLWDKFSELSTKCIIKTVEFAKQLPGFTTLTIADQITLLKAACLDILILRICTRYTPDQDTMTFSDGLTLNRTQMHNAGFGPLTDLVFAFANQLLPLEMDDAETGLLSAICLLCGDRQDLEQSDKVDVLQEPLLEALKIYVRKRRPHKPHMFPKMLMKITDLRSISAKGAERVITLKMEIPGAMPPLIQEMLENSEGLEGGGGARGGGGAPPGSCSPSLSPSSAHSSPSTHSP
- the LOC127452287 gene encoding retinoic acid receptor alpha isoform X5 translates to MSGNGNPCPSPGGLGSPLGGFPMHHYPYFFPHMLGGLSPPALSGLPVSGYSTPSPATVETQSTSSEEIVPSPPSPPPPPRVYKPCFVCQDKSSGYHYGVSACEGCKGFFRRSIQKNMVYTCHREKSCIINKVTRNRCQYCRLQKCLEVGMSKESVRNDRNKRKKDDKKQECTESYVLSPDTEQMIERVRKAHQETFPSLCQLGKYTTNNSAEQRVSLDVDLWDKFSELSTKCIIKTVEFAKQLPGFTTLTIADQITLLKAACLDILILRICTRYTPDQDTMTFSDGLTLNRTQMHNAGFGPLTDLVFAFANQLLPLEMDDAETGLLSAICLLCGDRQDLEQSDKVDVLQEPLLEALKIYVRKRRPHKPHMFPKMLMKITDLRSISAKGAERVITLKMEIPGAMPPLIQEMLENSEGLEGGGGARGGGGAPPGSCSPSLSPSSAHSSPSTHSP
- the LOC127452287 gene encoding retinoic acid receptor alpha-B isoform X6 → MMYESVDVVGLTASPNPFLSMDYYHQNRGCLIPDKGLVSGAARGFRNPHWSGSNHSVETQSTSSEEIVPSPPSPPPPPRVYKPCFVCQDKSSGYHYGVSACEGCKGFFRRSIQKNMVYTCHREKSCIINKVTRNRCQYCRLQKCLEVGMSKESVRNDRNKRKKDDKKQECTESYVLSPDTEQMIERVRKAHQETFPSLCQLGKYTTNNSAEQRVSLDVDLWDKFSELSTKCIIKTVEFAKQLPGFTTLTIADQITLLKAACLDILILRICTRYTPDQDTMTFSDGLTLNRTQMHNAGFGPLTDLVFAFANQLLPLEMDDAETGLLSAICLLCGDRQDLEQSDKVDVLQEPLLEALKIYVRKRRPHKPHMFPKMLMKITDLRSISAKGAERVITLKMEIPGAMPPLIQEMLENSEGLEGGGGARGGGGAPPGSCSPSLSPSSAHSSPSTHSP
- the LOC127452287 gene encoding retinoic acid receptor alpha-B isoform X4 produces the protein MMYESVDVVGLTASPNPFLSMDYYHQNRGCLIPDKGLVSGAARGFRNPHWSGSNHSVETQSTSSEEIVPSPPSPPPPPRVYKPCFVCQDKSSGYHYGVSACEGCKGFFRRSIQKNMVYTCHREKSCIINKVTRNRCQYCRLQKCLEVGMSKELIAGKERRHIQLTPHQHQRNAVRNDRNKRKKDDKKQECTESYVLSPDTEQMIERVRKAHQETFPSLCQLGKYTTNNSAEQRVSLDVDLWDKFSELSTKCIIKTVEFAKQLPGFTTLTIADQITLLKAACLDILILRICTRYTPDQDTMTFSDGLTLNRTQMHNAGFGPLTDLVFAFANQLLPLEMDDAETGLLSAICLLCGDRQDLEQSDKVDVLQEPLLEALKIYVRKRRPHKPHMFPKMLMKITDLRSISAKGAERVITLKMEIPGAMPPLIQEMLENSEGLEGGGGARGGGGAPPGSCSPSLSPSSAHSSPSTHSP
- the LOC127452287 gene encoding retinoic acid receptor alpha isoform X3, which encodes MSGNGNPCPSPGGLGSPLGGFPMHHYPYFFPHMLGGLSPPALSGLPVSGYSTPSPATVETQSTSSEEIVPSPPSPPPPPRVYKPCFVCQDKSSGYHYGVSACEGCKGFFRRSIQKNMVYTCHREKSCIINKVTRNRCQYCRLQKCLEVGMSKELIAGKERRHIQLTPHQHQRNAVRNDRNKRKKDDKKQECTESYVLSPDTEQMIERVRKAHQETFPSLCQLGKYTTNNSAEQRVSLDVDLWDKFSELSTKCIIKTVEFAKQLPGFTTLTIADQITLLKAACLDILILRICTRYTPDQDTMTFSDGLTLNRTQMHNAGFGPLTDLVFAFANQLLPLEMDDAETGLLSAICLLCGDRQDLEQSDKVDVLQEPLLEALKIYVRKRRPHKPHMFPKMLMKITDLRSISAKGAERVITLKMEIPGAMPPLIQEMLENSEGLEGGGGARGGGGAPPGSCSPSLSPSSAHSSPSTHSP
- the LOC127452287 gene encoding retinoic acid receptor alpha isoform X2, with protein sequence MSGNGNPCPSPGGLGSPLGGFPMHHYPYFFPHMLGGLSPPALSGLPVSGYSTPSPARFTRLRHHGSKVVELDITLHRKAVETQSTSSEEIVPSPPSPPPPPRVYKPCFVCQDKSSGYHYGVSACEGCKGFFRRSIQKNMVYTCHREKSCIINKVTRNRCQYCRLQKCLEVGMSKESVRNDRNKRKKDDKKQECTESYVLSPDTEQMIERVRKAHQETFPSLCQLGKYTTNNSAEQRVSLDVDLWDKFSELSTKCIIKTVEFAKQLPGFTTLTIADQITLLKAACLDILILRICTRYTPDQDTMTFSDGLTLNRTQMHNAGFGPLTDLVFAFANQLLPLEMDDAETGLLSAICLLCGDRQDLEQSDKVDVLQEPLLEALKIYVRKRRPHKPHMFPKMLMKITDLRSISAKGAERVITLKMEIPGAMPPLIQEMLENSEGLEGGGGARGGGGAPPGSCSPSLSPSSAHSSPSTHSP